The Agromyces mangrovi genome contains a region encoding:
- a CDS encoding proteasome assembly chaperone family protein, with translation MSQFTTYLVDTLDTELVAEFDVDELLDYRARRPVITFDQDHISDYEPPRLRLHLAADELGRRFLLLTGFEPDFQWERFVRAVLDLVDRFGVETATWVHAIPMPVPHTRPMGVTVSGNREDLVESMSIWRPHTQAPGNALHLLEYRLRERGMPIAGFVLLVPHYLADTEYPLAAVSALESISAATGLIFPTDALREQGREFVGRIDEQVGENGELAKLVGSLEERHDAYMEGTSLRSPLTDEAGEVPSADDIAAELEKFLAFRRTRDDDTPRG, from the coding sequence GTGTCGCAGTTCACGACGTACCTCGTCGACACGCTCGACACCGAGCTGGTGGCCGAGTTCGACGTCGACGAACTGCTGGACTATCGCGCCAGGCGCCCGGTGATCACCTTCGACCAGGACCACATCTCCGACTACGAGCCCCCGCGACTGCGACTGCACCTCGCCGCCGACGAGCTCGGGCGTCGCTTCCTGCTGCTTACGGGCTTCGAGCCCGACTTCCAGTGGGAGCGGTTCGTCCGGGCGGTGCTCGACCTCGTCGACCGGTTCGGTGTCGAGACGGCGACCTGGGTGCACGCCATCCCCATGCCCGTGCCGCACACCCGCCCGATGGGCGTGACGGTGAGCGGCAACCGGGAGGACCTCGTCGAGTCGATGTCGATCTGGCGCCCGCACACGCAGGCCCCGGGCAACGCCCTGCACCTGCTGGAGTACCGGCTTCGCGAGCGCGGGATGCCGATCGCGGGCTTCGTGCTGCTCGTGCCGCACTACCTGGCCGACACCGAGTACCCGCTCGCCGCCGTGTCGGCGCTCGAGAGCATCAGCGCCGCGACCGGCCTGATCTTCCCGACCGATGCGCTGCGCGAGCAGGGCCGCGAGTTCGTCGGGCGCATCGACGAGCAGGTGGGGGAGAACGGCGAGCTCGCGAAGCTGGTCGGCTCCCTGGAGGAGCGACACGACGCGTACATGGAGGGCACGTCGCTGCGATCGCCGCTGACCGACGAGGCCGGCGAGGTGCCGAGCGCGGACGACATCGCGGCCGAACTGGAGAAGTTCCTCGCCTTCCGTCGCACGCGCGACGACGACACGCCGCGCGGATAG